The nucleotide window tgatatgcacatgtgcaataataTGGTTAAATGAcccatatgcacatgtgcataaagtgATATAAATGCATGTtattagttaaaaatatatatgtttgttAAAATATGTCATGTTACGTTGATTAATAAATTAAATGACCCGTATGCGCATGTGCATACAGTATGTGCATAAAGTGATAAAACGCATAGACTAAATGTTAAGTTTGTATAATGTATTACAATTGGGTATATTTAACAAATGGTTCAAATGCATATTAATAACATGTATAATGTTAAACAATATTATATAGATAAACAAGTGGGTTAAAAACGGTATATACAACTTGtaaatacatatgcacatgtgcatactgCAAGTTAAGCATCAATATCAATAATGTAAGTTAAGTGggtattaataaaaaataaacaaaacaaacattGGTAGTCATAATTACATAAGTTCGGTAATCATAAATTGTAATATATAATACATCAATCAAGAATCACGAGCTATGTTGGATGGTTTGCGACGTATGGTTGAACGCCTAAGGGTTTGACCAGGCTCAAAAGAATGTTCAGATTCACGCCTAACATTTGTTCGCACGAGTAGATGCGGGTTTTTGCATGGAGACGGGGTATTCAGATGCATCGTAATCAGAAGAATTATACTCATTGATGTCATCATTGGTGTCATCGTCGGTGTCATCGAGATCAACATCAGTATCATCAGAATCGGAATCAGACGGGGCGGGCAGTCCAGCGGCGATAGCAGCAGCACGTTTAGCTGCTCGTGCAGCAAGTTTGGCAGCTTTGATTTTGTCGCAATTGCGGGAATCGTGGTCAAATACATACTTGTTGCATTTTTTGCATAAGCGGACAGCTTTTTGTCGTTTACCGGCCTTCTTTCGTTTATCTTTAATGTTTTGACCGCCAGGGCCGATCCGTTGTTTTTTGGTCCCACAACCTTTGTTTCTAATACCTTGCGGAGGATGGACACTTGTGCTTAGATTTGAAGGTATGTTTAATATGTCACTGATGTTTGCAGTTTTTTGAACGGAACGAGGCTGAGGATCACACGAGAACGATTCGAATACGTGGTTTCTGATGCGTTTGATCTCAGAAGATAAGGAACGTGGCTGATCAGGATTGCGTCTGAGTCGGTTTGTGCATTGAGTGACTAAATCCATTATTTCATTGTGGATGATAGCAAACTCGTTGTTGTTAGATGAGTAAATGTTAGATATGCTATGAACAACTGACGGGAGCGCATCTCGTTTCCAACGTGGAATGATGTAGTGGGACGGTATCCGTTCAATTTGGTTGTAACGGAATATGCAGAATACATGTCGGCAAAGGTATCCAATACGAGTGAACCCAAGACATGTACAGCTTACTGTTTGTTCAGGAACATTGAGCGACacctgcacatgtgcataacataTATTATAAGTAGAATGAATACATGAAGGGTAATATGCACAAGTGAATAACATAAGACAAATTTtgatgtatgcacatgtgcataacaaaAAATTAATCAAACATACGGTTATAATAGATATAACATAAGACAAAATTTgatacatgcacatgtgcataaaaaaaataatcaaacaaaGGTTAATATGTAGTAATAATATGTAGTAATGGTATATTGGGGGTATCATGCACAAATACGTTTGTTgatacatgcacatgtgcataattaggtattTAAAACATATTAAATCATTTAGGTAGTTATGTTGTGTATATTGAACATTAAAACATATTGGATAGTAAGGACATACCTCGAATTCATTAACATAAGACATGTTTGATTTGCAGTGACGAACGGTGTAATTTTTTATGTCAGTCATTCCAGGACGTTCAATTGGCATGCAATGGAACATGCCCATGTATATCTCTTTTCGAACTTCAAGAAACATGGACCATGTGTATGTTTCGGACGCGTGTGCCTCTTTGCGAAGACCGGTAGATAAGCGAGGGGTCGACATATTGCTTTTAAATTCGAGATCTCGTTGCGTGTGCCGTTGAGCATCAATACTGGTTTCAAAACACATTAGAAATTGAACTAATGTGTTAGTTTCTGACGAGTTGACTTTAAAACGCGCGTTTGAGCTCTCGCATCTTGATGTAGTCTTCATCAAACAACACATCAGTATCTCTCTGAAATAACACGGGACCCATTCATGCCATATAGCAAACATCTCACAAAGCCACGGATGATTGTCTTGGTGATATTCATCCATTAATACATGCCATCTTTCTTCGAATGTTTGTGGTGTGATGAATAAATTCCACACCAGCTTATGTATTGACGAACGAATAGTGGTATTATCAAGGATGTCATTTGAAATCTGTAAATGAGGAAAcgtgaataataataatttgaatTATTTAATCATATTATATAGTTTAATCGAAACCATGTTAATACTAAAATAGAGTGTTTACCTTGGATGGAAGTTTtctcattatgtgccacatgcacaaACGATGGATAGAGTATGTGAAAACAGTTGACACGGCTTGTTTCATTGATGCGTCTTGGTCGGTGAGAACCAATATTGGTTGTTTCTTATGTGCAGCCAGAAAGGTGTTTAGTAACCATGTATACGACTCTATAGTCTCATCATATAACATGCCAGCGGCAAAGATAACACATTTCTTGTGATGATCAACTCCGGTGAATGGCACGAAAATCATTTTGTATCTGTAAGTAAAACATATGATATTAAGAAATATTAATAATTCACATGCTGAAAAGTATAGTATCTTACTTGTTGGAGCATTTTTGAATGGAGCATTGGGGTCAGATTCTGTGACCCGTGGTTGACCTTCTCTAGAACATAATATATATATGAGTGCAGATTTTCATATTAGGATTGTCATGATATTTTTTGTTCTTCGATGTGCCGATACGAGTCGAAAACCCGGATTGTGTAGCATACGTATTGTACATCATAACAATATCTTCCCAATGGGTAAATGTACTGTTTATAACAGGAAGATATCTAACATCAACTTGAGGTATCAAATACGGGGTGCCGTTAGGTGTAGCATGTATGGCAGCCGTAATTGTTCCTGTGAgaaataattaacaaattaaaaaatTGTCAACATGATATACGGACGAATAGTATAATTGTGattaatatgcacatgtgcattgtcaGTTAATGTAGTTAATGTACGAGGTCATAAGTTATTTTTTTTCAatcataatgcacatgtgcataaatttGCAATGTAACATAATTTGAAATATGATGCATAATTTGTAATATGCGGCAGTTaacacaatgcacatgtgcatataacaTTGAGTAATCATATTTTACAACATAAAACAATTCATACTTTATAACATAAAACAATTGTAAACATGCAGTTaacacaatgcacatgtgcatatactAGTGAGTAATCATAATCTACAACATAAAACAGTTGTGAACATCATGCAAAAGGAGTATATAATTGAACAAGTCACAATTTACATAAAATGGATATAAATACCTTTAGTTTCAAACCGAATGAATTGTAAGTGTTGATGTTCTGTGCTTGTAGGTGCTGTACCAGTAGATGTGGTGTTACCAGTAGATGTGGTGTCAACTGTGGTGTTAACTAATAACGATTGATAGGTAAATTAGCAGTCTCTCGGAGCCTATGTTGCTTGATGTAAACATGGAATCAAACGTCTGTATTTCAAGCTCATAAAGGGTGTGTCGATTTGCAACTGTTGTAAACATAGGATTGAAACTTTCATTTGGATTAACAGCAGGTAACGTATTGACATCAACATCAGACGGACCCACGGCAGAAATAGGGTTGACCTTGACATCAGATGGGCCGCAAAAACCAGAATCGGGATGTGGATTATATGCAGAAGATGTTGTATGATCATCAGATGTCGTAGGTTCAACTCCAACACGAGATGAGTCAGACGAAGCCATGTGTAGCCAAAATCAGTATCCCAACGCCGTAATCAGTATCCCAACCGAATCCCTTGTAAGATCGCCGCCGTGAAACGCACTGCCGTAGATCTCCGTCGCCGATTAAGCAAAAATCTCCAGCGAAACCCTAGATTGTGAATGACGATGGTAACAGGGGCTGAAATAAGAGGAGCGcgtgtttttttattaaatgtcACTTAATTACAAATTTcccatgtgttcacattggttctcgcggttctcgcaattaagggtggttcctaatggatctgtatcacacacacacacacacacacacacacatatatatatatatatattaaaaaaattgatgtggcttggccacgccCACCATACCCCTATGAACTTGGGTTTATGTATTGAGTGCCCCATaatccacgtgtcaacccatgccccaaacccccgtcccaccataccccacggtctaaggGGACCCGGGGTGGGGCTATTTTTGTGTGTGATATATCAGTTTCACGCGTGGATGTTTCAAACAAACCACCGTCGGTACATGAGTTTAACGCGTGGAAGTGGTTTGGCGTGATAAAATTGACGCATGATAGAAGGAAGGATTTGAGGGgatgtgagggtttattgttgggtgttgtgagtgatgggcatttccactaaaaaaggttgtgagtgatggaataatggtcgatgacatggcggaacttgattggatgttgtgagtgatggaatttttGCAAGTGATAACCACCCCTACCCCCGTAAGTGtatcatttttctttttctttttttaacggTCAACTAACTCACCGGACAAGCATACTGGATTGCCCTCAATCGAGCCACCAGTTTCGGGGAAAAACCCGTCCGCCCGAAGACCCACTGCAGTAACACCCGATTTACCTTGGTTTTGAACTGATGACCTGAAGAAACACCAAACTAATCAAGTGATTAGTTTGTGTTTGTGTCTCGACAAATAAAGGTTATTTTTTTTTGTCTCGTCCAAGCTGCCGTGAAGATCCTGCAAAACAGTCAACACATCGTAAGCTCATTACAGGGAGGAGTATAGGGGGTTCTCtttgtaaccaccctccggcgtgagaataagtagggctgtaaacgaatcgaacgaacacgaacaaggccttgttcgtgttcgttcgttaaggaaataaatgtgttcacgaacggttcatgaacacttaccgaacgggattttatgttcgtgttcgttcattaaggaaatgagcgtgttcgcgaacggttcacgaacacaaacgaacacaaataaatctggcgaacgcgacgaaggataaagatagatggtcCAGAGAGTAGCACTCAAACTTGAATCTCTTATTGTGaaacggaggtcgatcgtattcgccgatgtaaataatgagaaatgaaaggggaatgatgcataaacaaggtgaaaatgggtttcctagtttaattgttagggtaataaaataaataaaagtttaataatatataaagtacaaataaaatataagaaagtacaaagatcttcaattaaaacacaaacatacgaacataaacgaacgcaaatcaatgAATGTTCACGAatacgttcacgaacaccttaccgaacgttcacgaacacaatcgaacgaacgagacctctgttcatgttcgttcatttaactaatcgaacgaaatttcttgttcatgttcgttcatttattaaacgaacgaacataaacgaacttcccgccgaacggttcacgaactgttccctaaacgttcggttcgtttacagccctaagaATAAGTATATGTTTTGAAGATAATAGTGTGtgtgtataaagtgagagagcaAGAGAGCGATCCTTAAACCTGGAGGTGGAGTTGACTATTTATAGCCGAGGTGGTTTGTGAaggatatgggctgatgggccttgggcctgtggtcgacaacaaggaatatccatTATGTCCCCTCTACCACGACCGTTAGTGATTTTAGGCGAGAAGATAGCTGGTGCATGCTGAATGGATCCATGTGTCTTGACAATTATCCTTGTTGTCTGGTCTGTCATTAGTAGCTAAGTGTAGATCGTGGAGCAGTGGTCGGCGCACGTTGATTGGTGCCACATGTGCGTCCTTGTGTACCTTTTTGTCTCTTGTACGATTGTCCATCATGCAGCATGATCGCATACAGCCTATTGGACGCTCATTGGCCCACTGCTCTGTCACTTGTACCTTTGGTACTTGTCCGAGGTTTGGTGAGTGGGTTTTATTTTTCCTTTGGTGAATCATGGAGGATAAAATAACTAACTTGTATTTTTTGAATAAAATGGGGGAATACATGGTGGTTACATCATCGGACAAACTAAACGAGACCATGGCTAATCGTTGAGGGTGGTCGATCTTATAAAAGTTGTAGTATGGTTCCGCCTGGAATAATACATCCAAGGGGTTTGAGCCATCAAAAGTTGCAACCGATAGTTTGGGATGGCAGAATTCCAGGTTATGGGTGGGTGATGGTTTTTTGGTGCCGAAGGACGAAGGTGTGTCAATGTTGATAAGATGGGAACACAATTATGGGGTTTGTTCAAACCGGGTTACGAGTTGGGACCGTTacctatttca belongs to Helianthus annuus cultivar XRQ/B chromosome 5, HanXRQr2.0-SUNRISE, whole genome shotgun sequence and includes:
- the LOC118492179 gene encoding protein FAR1-RELATED SEQUENCE 11-like; its protein translation is MSTPRLSTGLRKEAHASETYTWSMFLEVRKEIYMGMFHCMPIERPGMTDIKNYTVRHCKSNMSYVNEFEVSLNVPEQTVSCTCLGFTRIGYLCRHVFCIFRYNQIERIPSHYIIPRWKRDALPSVVHSISNIYSSNNNEFAIIHNEIMDLVTQCTNRLRRNPDQPRSLSSEIKRIRNHVFESFSCDPQPRSVQKTANISDILNIPSNLSTSVHPPQGIRNKGCGTKKQRIGPGGQNIKDKRKKAGKRQKAVRLCKKCNKYVFDHDSRNCDKIKAAKLAARAAKRAAAIAAGLPAPSDSDSDDTDVDLDDTDDDTNDDINEYNSSDYDASEYPVSMQKPASTRANKC